Proteins found in one Pseudomonas marvdashtae genomic segment:
- a CDS encoding cytochrome D1 domain-containing protein → MIRSLLSSLAIALSLVACTQAPLRGTGDLGVVVERATGSLQIIESDTRSTLARVEGLGDLSHASVVFSRDQRYAFVFGRDGGLSKVDLLTARIDRRIIQGGNSIGGAISQDGKLIAVSNYEPGGVKVFDARTLEQVADIPATPLPDAGKRSRVVGLVDAPGQRFVFSLFDTGEIWTADFSNGVVPQIERFTGIGQQPYDALITPDGRYYMAGLFGEDGMAQLDLWHPERGVKRVLGHYGRGQARLPVYKMPHLEGWAMADQQAFVPAVGHHQVLVMDTTWQQVDAIAVAGQPVFVTARPDGRQLWVNFAYPDNDRVQVIDTQTHAIVADLRPGVGVLHMEFTARGDQLWLSVRDGGEVQAWDPYRLERLTALPSLSPSGIFFSSRAHKAGY, encoded by the coding sequence ATGATTCGCTCCCTGCTTTCTTCTCTGGCCATCGCCCTGTCGCTGGTCGCTTGCACGCAGGCACCACTGCGCGGCACCGGCGACTTGGGCGTGGTGGTGGAACGCGCCACCGGCAGCCTGCAGATCATCGAAAGCGACACCCGCTCCACACTTGCCCGCGTGGAGGGCCTGGGCGATTTGTCCCACGCCTCGGTGGTGTTCTCCAGGGATCAACGCTACGCCTTCGTATTCGGCCGCGATGGTGGCTTGAGCAAAGTCGATCTGCTGACGGCCCGCATCGACCGACGCATCATCCAGGGCGGCAACAGCATCGGCGGGGCGATCAGCCAGGACGGCAAGCTGATCGCCGTTTCCAACTACGAGCCCGGCGGCGTCAAGGTGTTCGATGCCCGGACTCTGGAACAAGTGGCTGACATTCCCGCTACGCCCCTGCCGGATGCGGGTAAACGCTCACGTGTCGTGGGACTGGTGGACGCGCCGGGCCAGCGCTTCGTGTTCAGCCTGTTCGACACCGGCGAAATCTGGACGGCTGACTTCAGTAACGGCGTCGTACCGCAAATCGAACGCTTCACCGGCATCGGCCAACAACCCTATGACGCGCTGATCACCCCGGACGGGCGCTATTACATGGCCGGGCTGTTTGGCGAAGACGGCATGGCGCAGCTCGATCTCTGGCATCCGGAACGCGGCGTGAAACGGGTACTGGGGCATTATGGACGCGGCCAGGCCAGGTTGCCGGTGTACAAGATGCCGCATCTGGAAGGCTGGGCCATGGCTGATCAGCAAGCGTTCGTGCCCGCCGTCGGCCATCACCAAGTGCTGGTGATGGACACCACCTGGCAGCAAGTCGATGCCATCGCCGTCGCCGGCCAGCCGGTCTTTGTCACGGCGCGACCGGATGGACGCCAGCTCTGGGTCAACTTCGCCTACCCCGACAACGACCGCGTGCAGGTCATCGACACCCAGACCCACGCCATCGTCGCCGACCTGCGGCCAGGGGTTGGCGTGCTGCACATGGAGTTCACCGCACGCGGCGATCAATTGTGGTTGTCCGTACGCGATGGCGGCGAGGTGCAGGCCTGGGATCCCTACCGGCTCGAACGGCTCACTGCGTTACCGTCCCTGAGCCCCAGCGGGATTTTTTTCAGCAGCCGTGCGCACAAGGCGGGCTACTGA
- a CDS encoding Lrp/AsnC family transcriptional regulator: protein MTQSPLARRLIDRFQHGMPVCAEPYRVMAQTLGCSEAQVLECLQHLQLAGTLSRVGPVFEHTRAGASTLAAFAVPQERLQQVAERVNQYPEVNHNYAREHRYNLWFVLTGPTRAHLDSILQELEQDTGLTPLDLPMLTAYRIDLGFALEATP, encoded by the coding sequence ATGACCCAAAGCCCGCTTGCCCGTCGCCTGATCGATCGATTCCAGCATGGCATGCCGGTGTGCGCCGAGCCCTATCGGGTCATGGCCCAGACCCTGGGTTGCAGCGAGGCGCAGGTCCTGGAATGCCTCCAGCATCTGCAACTGGCCGGCACCTTGTCGCGCGTCGGCCCGGTGTTCGAACACACCCGGGCCGGCGCAAGCACCCTCGCCGCCTTCGCCGTACCGCAGGAGCGATTGCAACAGGTGGCGGAACGCGTCAACCAGTACCCGGAAGTCAATCACAACTACGCACGCGAACATCGCTACAACCTCTGGTTCGTGCTGACCGGCCCAACCCGTGCTCACCTGGACAGCATCCTCCAGGAACTGGAGCAGGACACCGGCCTCACGCCGCTGGATTTGCCCATGCTCACCGCCTACCGCATCGACCTGGGCTTTGCCCTGGAGGCCACCCCATGA
- the ahbB gene encoding siroheme decarboxylase subunit beta — protein sequence MNTALTESQSLALRRLLETGLPLTPRPFQALAEQIEASEPLVLEQMRQWNEQGLFRRVGLVVNHRALGFSANAMLVLDVPDALVDEVGRRLGQAPGISLCYQRPRRLPQWQYNLFCMIHGRQRDRVEAQVQALLQEHLLDDLPHQLLFSTHLFKQCGGRFAAPAGAAIDG from the coding sequence ATGAACACCGCCCTGACCGAGTCTCAATCCCTGGCGCTGCGCCGCCTGCTGGAAACCGGCTTGCCCCTGACCCCGCGCCCGTTCCAGGCCTTGGCCGAACAGATCGAAGCCAGCGAGCCTCTGGTGCTGGAGCAAATGCGCCAATGGAACGAACAGGGTCTGTTTCGCCGCGTCGGCCTCGTGGTCAACCACCGGGCGTTGGGGTTTTCCGCCAACGCCATGCTGGTGCTGGACGTGCCGGACGCCCTGGTCGATGAAGTCGGGCGACGCCTGGGCCAAGCCCCTGGCATCAGCCTGTGTTATCAACGACCACGGCGCCTGCCGCAGTGGCAATACAACCTGTTCTGCATGATCCACGGGCGCCAGCGGGACCGTGTCGAGGCCCAGGTCCAAGCGCTGCTCCAGGAACATCTGCTGGACGACCTGCCCCATCAGTTGCTGTTCAGTACCCATCTGTTCAAGCAGTGCGGTGGACGCTTCGCCGCACCTGCCGGAGCCGCCATTGATGGATGA
- a CDS encoding Lrp/AsnC family transcriptional regulator has protein sequence MDDLDRRLINRLQLGLPLVRQPWEHLAGELESSSAELLDRLHELLNDGVLTRFGPMFDIERLGGAFTLAALAVPEPRFDTIADLLADMPEVAHNYRREHAWNMWFVLACPSEQAIAETLLRIERLTGLVPLNLPKEETYHVGLYFPV, from the coding sequence ATGGATGACCTCGACCGGCGCCTGATCAACCGCCTGCAACTGGGCCTGCCGCTGGTGCGCCAGCCCTGGGAACACTTGGCCGGCGAACTGGAAAGCAGCAGTGCTGAATTGCTCGACCGTCTGCACGAATTGCTCAACGACGGCGTCCTTACCCGATTCGGCCCGATGTTCGATATCGAGCGTTTGGGCGGCGCTTTCACCCTGGCCGCCCTGGCGGTGCCGGAACCGCGTTTCGACACCATCGCCGACCTGCTCGCCGACATGCCCGAAGTGGCCCACAACTACCGCCGCGAGCACGCCTGGAACATGTGGTTCGTACTCGCTTGCCCCAGCGAACAGGCGATTGCCGAGACCCTGCTGCGCATCGAGCGCCTGACCGGCCTGGTGCCGCTGAACCTGCCCAAGGAGGAGACCTACCATGTCGGTTTGTATTTCCCGGTCTGA
- the ahbB gene encoding siroheme decarboxylase subunit beta, with the protein MSVCISRSETLPLEQTPLALRLVELTQAGLPLLEDPWAWLAEQLGLSVESTLDLLKRLQAEGAIRRIAAVPNHYRLGYRHNGMTVWDVADADMPRLGALLGAQPFVSHCYRRPRRPGWRYNLFAMVHGRSREEIDSYRDHLRYLLGEACAADDMLVSSRILKKTGLRLSPPSR; encoded by the coding sequence ATGTCGGTTTGTATTTCCCGGTCTGAAACGTTGCCCCTGGAGCAAACGCCGTTGGCCCTGCGCCTGGTCGAACTGACCCAGGCCGGCCTGCCGCTGCTCGAAGATCCCTGGGCCTGGCTGGCCGAGCAATTGGGCCTGAGCGTCGAGTCCACTCTAGACCTGCTCAAGCGCCTGCAGGCCGAAGGGGCGATCCGCCGCATCGCCGCGGTGCCCAATCACTATCGCCTGGGCTACCGCCACAACGGCATGACGGTCTGGGACGTGGCTGACGCCGACATGCCGCGCCTGGGTGCGCTGTTGGGCGCGCAGCCCTTCGTCAGTCATTGCTACCGCCGACCGCGCCGGCCCGGCTGGCGCTACAACCTGTTCGCCATGGTGCATGGCCGCAGCCGCGAGGAAATCGACAGTTACCGCGATCACTTGCGCTACCTGCTGGGGGAGGCCTGCGCCGCCGACGACATGCTGGTGAGCAGCCGCATCCTGAAAAAAACCGGCCTGCGCCTGTCGCCCCCCTCGCGCTGA
- the nirJ gene encoding heme d1 biosynthesis radical SAM protein NirJ yields MLRISHYLRALAGQCPAPRVAPPGSSRPPVVIWNLLRRCNLTCKHCYATSADSVFRDELDTAAALQVIDDLHDAGVRVLILSGGEPLLREDLFQLNAHARAKGFFIALSTNGTLIDASNIEQITAANFDYVGISIDGLETTHDQFRQLKGSFARSMAAIRLCRERGIRVGLRTTLTQQNHPQLPRLLDLMDEYDVQKFYLSHLNYSGRGRRSRKLDAQQQMSREAMTLIFERAWADVEQGRDSDFVSGNNDADAILLLQWVSRRLPQQYPALEQMLRAWGGNASGSGIANIDNTGEVHPDTYWWQHSVGNVRRTPFKALWLEHPDALLLKLREHPRAVGGRCGQCRWLSICNGNTRTRAWADGDLWGQDPGCHLSDDEIGLQAIPNVALYPLAR; encoded by the coding sequence ATGTTAAGGATCAGCCATTACCTGCGTGCACTGGCCGGGCAATGCCCCGCCCCACGCGTCGCGCCGCCGGGCAGCAGTCGCCCGCCGGTGGTGATCTGGAACCTGCTCAGGCGTTGCAACCTGACCTGCAAGCACTGCTACGCGACGTCGGCCGACAGTGTTTTTCGCGATGAACTGGACACCGCCGCAGCGCTCCAGGTCATCGATGACCTGCATGACGCCGGGGTACGTGTGTTGATCCTGTCTGGCGGCGAACCATTACTGCGCGAAGACCTGTTCCAGCTCAACGCCCATGCCCGCGCCAAAGGTTTCTTTATTGCCCTGTCCACCAACGGCACGCTGATCGACGCCTCGAACATAGAGCAGATAACGGCGGCGAATTTCGACTACGTCGGCATCAGTATCGACGGCCTGGAAACGACTCACGATCAATTCCGCCAGCTCAAGGGCAGTTTCGCCCGTTCCATGGCGGCCATCCGGCTCTGCCGCGAGCGAGGGATCCGGGTCGGGCTGCGTACCACCCTCACTCAGCAGAACCATCCCCAGTTGCCTCGGTTGCTGGACCTGATGGATGAATACGATGTGCAGAAATTCTATCTGTCGCATCTGAACTACAGCGGTCGCGGCAGGCGCAGTCGCAAGCTCGATGCCCAGCAGCAGATGAGTCGCGAGGCGATGACGTTGATCTTCGAGCGCGCGTGGGCGGACGTCGAGCAAGGGCGCGACAGCGATTTCGTCAGCGGCAACAACGATGCCGACGCGATCCTGTTGCTGCAGTGGGTATCCCGGCGCCTCCCTCAGCAATACCCCGCACTGGAGCAGATGCTACGGGCCTGGGGCGGCAACGCTTCGGGCAGCGGCATCGCCAACATCGACAATACCGGTGAGGTCCACCCCGACACGTACTGGTGGCAGCACTCGGTGGGAAACGTGCGCCGAACGCCCTTCAAGGCACTCTGGCTGGAGCACCCCGACGCCCTTCTCTTGAAGCTGCGCGAACATCCACGCGCCGTGGGTGGACGCTGCGGCCAGTGCCGTTGGTTGAGTATCTGCAACGGCAACACCCGCACCCGCGCCTGGGCCGATGGCGATTTGTGGGGCCAGGACCCGGGGTGTCACCTGAGCGATGACGAAATCGGCTTGCAGGCGATTCCCAACGTTGCGCTGTACCCATTAGCCCGATAA
- the cobA gene encoding uroporphyrinogen-III C-methyltransferase, translating to MPASIALPAALQSPFRPGEVALVGAGPGDPGLLTLRAWSLLMQADAVVYDRLISQQLLGLVPLTCARHYVGKAAGCHSLPQAQINELLADLADQGQRVVRLKGGDPFIFGRGAEELEYLLFRGIDCQVVPGITAAAGCSAYAGIPLTHRDLVNSCRFITGHLQREGELDLPWRSLADDSQTLVFYMGLSNLGLIAERLVEAGLPADTPAALISNGTRPDQQVLRGTLSHLPEMARGCAEGLPTLTVIGKVVGLFAHQPVQHPARIHPLPQPTTHASKVAS from the coding sequence ATGCCTGCCTCCATCGCTTTGCCCGCTGCCCTGCAATCACCGTTCAGACCGGGTGAAGTCGCCCTGGTCGGCGCAGGCCCCGGCGATCCGGGCCTGCTGACGCTACGCGCCTGGAGCCTGCTGATGCAGGCTGACGCGGTGGTCTACGACCGCTTGATCAGCCAACAACTGCTGGGCCTGGTCCCACTGACGTGCGCCCGGCATTACGTCGGCAAAGCCGCCGGTTGCCATAGTCTGCCGCAGGCGCAGATCAACGAGCTGTTGGCCGACCTCGCGGACCAGGGCCAACGGGTGGTCCGTCTCAAGGGCGGCGACCCGTTCATTTTTGGCCGGGGCGCCGAAGAGCTGGAATATCTTTTATTCCGGGGAATCGATTGCCAGGTGGTGCCTGGCATCACCGCCGCGGCCGGGTGCAGTGCCTACGCCGGTATTCCGCTGACCCATCGCGACCTGGTCAATTCCTGTCGTTTCATCACCGGCCACTTGCAGCGCGAAGGCGAGTTGGACCTGCCGTGGCGAAGCCTGGCCGACGACAGCCAGACGCTGGTGTTCTACATGGGGTTGTCGAACCTGGGCCTCATCGCCGAGCGGTTGGTGGAGGCCGGGCTGCCGGCCGATACCCCTGCGGCGTTGATCAGCAACGGCACGCGCCCCGACCAGCAGGTGCTGCGAGGCACGCTTTCACATCTGCCGGAGATGGCTCGGGGATGCGCCGAGGGCCTGCCGACATTGACGGTGATCGGCAAGGTGGTCGGTTTGTTTGCCCATCAGCCAGTACAGCATCCGGCACGTATTCATCCGCTGCCACAGCCGACAACCCACGCCTCGAAGGTGGCGTCATGA
- a CDS encoding nitrite reductase gives MRGWWFTSLLMVGAAHGEVMDPPDLALAERNYQQHCQQCHGVNRIGGAGPALLPQSLSRIKPDEIRRVIENGRPASQMASFGGMLDGAQIDGLTHYLQRAPAVEPTWSEDDTRHSHRLLANVASLPTAPQHSADPLNLFVVVEAGDHHVDIIDGDRFEVLARFASHFAVHGGPKFSPDGRFVYFASRDGWISLYDLHNLKLIAEVRAGLNTRNLAVSKDGRWVLVGNTLPGNLVVLDARDLSPVKTIATVGLDGQGSRVSAVYTAPPRNSFIVALKDVKEVWELSTGPNPDFVPRRIEAEDYLDDFSFSPDYRQLLATSRKAKGGQVIDLDTGHVVKDIALPGMPHLGSGTYWRRDGHWVFATPNISKGLISVIDFDTWKVIKQIPTLGPGFFLRSHANSRYAWTDVFFGPDNDAIHLIDKQTLEIAHTLRPMPGKTAAHVEFTRDGRYLLLSIWDTDGALIVYDSNTLKEVKRLPMNKPSGKYNVGNKIEFAEGTSH, from the coding sequence ATGAGAGGTTGGTGGTTCACGTCGCTACTCATGGTCGGCGCGGCTCATGGCGAGGTCATGGACCCGCCGGACCTGGCGTTGGCCGAGCGCAATTATCAGCAGCATTGCCAGCAATGCCACGGCGTCAATCGCATCGGCGGCGCCGGGCCTGCACTGTTGCCGCAAAGCTTGAGCCGGATCAAACCCGATGAAATCCGCCGCGTCATTGAAAACGGCCGTCCCGCCAGCCAGATGGCCTCGTTCGGCGGAATGCTGGACGGCGCGCAGATCGATGGCCTGACTCACTATCTCCAGCGCGCGCCCGCCGTCGAACCGACTTGGAGCGAAGATGACACGCGCCATAGCCATCGCCTGCTGGCGAATGTCGCGAGCTTGCCCACTGCACCTCAGCACAGCGCCGACCCGCTGAACCTATTCGTGGTGGTGGAGGCTGGTGATCATCATGTCGACATCATCGACGGCGATCGTTTCGAAGTCCTGGCGCGCTTCGCCTCGCATTTTGCCGTGCATGGCGGGCCGAAGTTTTCGCCGGACGGACGCTTCGTCTATTTCGCCTCCCGGGACGGCTGGATCAGCCTGTACGACCTGCACAACCTCAAACTGATCGCCGAAGTCCGGGCCGGGCTCAATACTCGTAACCTGGCGGTGAGCAAGGACGGGCGCTGGGTGCTGGTGGGCAACACCTTGCCCGGCAATCTGGTGGTGCTGGATGCCCGCGACCTGTCACCGGTCAAGACTATTGCAACAGTGGGGCTGGACGGCCAGGGCTCGCGAGTCAGCGCGGTGTATACCGCGCCGCCGCGCAACAGCTTCATCGTCGCCTTGAAAGACGTCAAGGAGGTCTGGGAGCTGTCCACCGGGCCGAACCCGGACTTCGTGCCGAGGCGTATCGAGGCCGAGGATTACCTGGATGATTTTTCCTTCTCGCCCGATTATCGGCAACTGCTCGCCACGTCGCGCAAGGCCAAGGGCGGGCAAGTCATCGACCTCGACACCGGGCATGTGGTGAAGGACATCGCATTGCCGGGGATGCCGCACCTGGGCTCGGGCACTTATTGGAGGCGCGATGGGCACTGGGTGTTCGCCACGCCCAATATCAGCAAAGGGCTGATTTCGGTGATTGACTTCGACACTTGGAAAGTCATCAAGCAGATCCCCACCCTGGGGCCGGGCTTCTTCCTGCGCAGCCATGCCAACTCGCGCTATGCCTGGACCGACGTGTTCTTCGGCCCGGACAACGATGCCATCCACCTGATCGACAAACAAACCCTGGAAATCGCCCACACCCTGCGCCCAATGCCCGGCAAAACCGCCGCCCATGTCGAATTCACCCGCGACGGCCGCTACCTGCTGCTGAGCATCTGGGACACCGACGGCGCACTGATCGTCTACGACAGCAACACCCTGAAGGAGGTCAAGCGCCTGCCGATGAACAAGCCGTCCGGCAAGTACAACGTGGGCAACAAGATCGAGTTTGCCGAAGGCACCTCGCACTGA
- a CDS encoding nitrous oxide reductase accessory protein NosL, which yields MNGVYFKASRVLAGVLVCLALVACDKAQSPPAAEAALAFHPADECHVCGMVITDFPGPKGAAVGASGTKKFCSPAEMLGWWLQPENHRDDVELYVHDMGRSHWNTPDDAHLIDARTAYFVIGSGLEGAMGVVLASFSDPKAAQKLASETGGKVLRLDDIDQKLLGQATAMSPMSH from the coding sequence ATGAACGGGGTTTATTTCAAGGCGAGCCGTGTACTGGCTGGGGTGCTCGTATGCCTGGCGCTGGTGGCCTGCGACAAGGCTCAATCGCCACCTGCCGCCGAGGCGGCGCTGGCGTTCCATCCTGCTGATGAATGCCATGTGTGCGGCATGGTCATCACTGATTTTCCAGGGCCCAAGGGCGCGGCTGTCGGCGCCAGCGGGACGAAAAAGTTCTGCTCGCCAGCGGAAATGCTCGGCTGGTGGCTGCAGCCAGAAAACCACCGCGACGATGTCGAGCTGTATGTCCACGACATGGGTCGCAGCCATTGGAACACGCCGGACGATGCTCACCTGATCGACGCCCGGACCGCTTATTTTGTCATCGGCTCCGGCCTCGAGGGTGCCATGGGCGTCGTCCTGGCCTCGTTCTCCGACCCCAAGGCCGCTCAAAAGCTTGCCAGCGAGACGGGCGGCAAAGTCCTGCGCCTGGACGACATCGACCAGAAGCTGTTGGGGCAAGCCACCGCCATGTCGCCAATGAGCCACTGA
- a CDS encoding ABC transporter permease: MNPIWNMARKEFSDGLRNRWLLAISLLFAVLAIGIAWLGAAASGQLGFTSVPATVASLASLATFLMPLIALLLAYDAIVGEDESGTLLLLLTYPLGRGQLLLGKFVGHGLILALATLIGFGCAMLAIAVLVDDVELSLLLWAFGRFMLSSTLLGWVFLGLAYVLSCLSAEKSTAAGLALGVWFFFVLVFDLVLLALLVLSEGRFSPELLPWLLLLNPTDVYRLINVSGFDTGSSGASVLTLGSDLPVAGPLLWLCLGLWLVMPLWLAYRLFNRRCP, encoded by the coding sequence ATGAACCCGATCTGGAACATGGCCCGCAAGGAATTCAGCGATGGGCTGCGCAATCGCTGGCTGTTGGCGATCAGCCTGTTGTTCGCGGTACTGGCGATCGGCATTGCCTGGCTGGGCGCCGCGGCGTCCGGCCAATTGGGTTTCACTTCGGTGCCGGCGACGGTGGCGAGCCTGGCCAGCCTGGCGACGTTCCTGATGCCCTTGATCGCGTTGTTGCTGGCCTATGACGCGATTGTCGGCGAGGACGAAAGCGGCACGTTGCTGTTGTTGCTCACTTATCCGTTGGGGCGCGGGCAATTGCTGCTGGGCAAGTTTGTCGGTCATGGCCTGATCCTGGCCCTGGCGACCTTGATCGGTTTCGGCTGCGCAATGTTGGCGATTGCCGTGTTGGTGGACGATGTGGAGCTGAGTCTGCTGCTCTGGGCCTTCGGTCGTTTCATGTTGTCCAGCACGCTGCTGGGGTGGGTATTCCTCGGATTGGCCTACGTGTTGAGTTGCCTGTCGGCGGAAAAATCCACCGCGGCCGGGCTGGCGCTGGGCGTGTGGTTTTTCTTCGTGTTGGTGTTCGACCTGGTGCTGCTGGCGCTGTTGGTGCTGAGCGAAGGTCGCTTCAGCCCGGAGCTGCTGCCCTGGTTGCTGCTGTTGAACCCGACCGATGTGTATCGGCTGATCAATGTGTCCGGGTTCGACACCGGCTCCAGCGGCGCGAGCGTGTTGACGCTGGGCAGCGATTTGCCGGTTGCCGGCCCGCTGCTGTGGCTGTGCCTGGGGCTGTGGTTGGTGATGCCGTTGTGGTTGGCCTATCGGCTGTTCAATCGCCGGTGCCCATGA
- a CDS encoding ABC transporter ATP-binding protein, translated as MNIVEIEGVNQRYGDVAVLHGLDLTLAQGEVLGLFGHNGAGKTTTMKLILGLLRASEGQVRVFGREPSDPNVRRMLGYLPENVMFYPQLSGRETLQHFARLKGAAPEQVERLLAEVGLAGAAQRRVRTYSKGMRQRLGLAQALLGQPRLLLLDEPTVGLDPIATQDLYQLLDRLRWQGTSIILCSHVLPGVEAHINRAAILTRGRLLALGSLARLREDAGLPTLIRASGLSRADWLRQHWRSEGHATQGWGAEGVQVSAPDGSKLKLLRQLLAQDDPTDVEIKPPSLEDLYRHYMARAAAEEASQ; from the coding sequence TTGAACATCGTCGAAATCGAAGGCGTCAACCAGCGTTACGGCGACGTCGCCGTGCTGCATGGGCTTGACCTGACCCTGGCCCAGGGCGAAGTGCTCGGGCTGTTCGGGCACAACGGCGCGGGCAAGACCACCACCATGAAGCTGATACTCGGTTTGTTGCGCGCCAGCGAAGGCCAGGTACGGGTCTTTGGCCGCGAGCCGAGTGACCCGAACGTGCGGCGGATGCTCGGCTACCTGCCGGAAAACGTCATGTTCTATCCGCAGTTGAGCGGGCGCGAGACCTTGCAGCACTTTGCCCGGCTCAAAGGCGCGGCGCCGGAACAGGTCGAGCGGCTGTTGGCGGAAGTGGGACTGGCGGGCGCCGCCCAACGGCGCGTGCGCACTTATTCCAAGGGCATGCGCCAACGCCTGGGCCTGGCGCAAGCCTTGCTCGGCCAACCGCGCCTGCTATTGCTCGACGAACCGACCGTGGGCCTGGACCCCATCGCCACCCAGGATCTTTATCAGTTGCTCGATCGCCTGCGCTGGCAGGGCACCAGCATCATCCTTTGCTCTCACGTCTTGCCGGGCGTGGAAGCGCACATCAACCGCGCCGCGATTCTCACCCGTGGACGGCTGTTGGCCCTGGGCAGCCTGGCAAGGTTGCGGGAGGACGCGGGGCTGCCGACGCTGATCCGCGCCTCGGGCCTGTCACGAGCCGATTGGCTGCGACAGCATTGGCGCAGCGAAGGGCACGCCACCCAAGGCTGGGGCGCCGAAGGGGTCCAGGTGTCTGCCCCAGACGGCAGCAAGCTCAAATTGCTGCGCCAGTTATTGGCCCAGGATGACCCGACCGATGTCGAGATCAAGCCGCCGTCGCTGGAGGATTTGTACCGTCATTACATGGCCCGTGCAGCGGCCGAGGAGGCCAGCCAATGA
- a CDS encoding nitrous oxide reductase family maturation protein NosD, with amino-acid sequence MTGNTQYPKVDRPVIALVLCLLSGGALGSPQPITDLPLQAEGDQQWRLPAGQYLGSFSIDQPMTLICAPDAVFQGQGEGNGLIIRAPNVEVRGCTFLDWGHDLTAMNAAVFIQPAGQGAVVRANRMQGQGFGIWVDGTRDVSLIDNRIQGDPGLRSQDRGNGIHLYAVRGARVIGNHVRDTRDGIYIDTSNGNLLQGNTLEDLRYGVHYMFANDNQLLDNITRRTRTGYALMQSRHLTVIGNRSEQDQNYGILMNYITYSTLRDNFVTDVRDGSTGDTMITGAEGKALFIYNSLFNRIEGNHFERSAVGIHLTAGSEDNRIAGNAFVHNQRQVKYVATRLQEWSQEGRGNYWSDYLGWDRNGDGLGDVAYEPNDNVDRLLWLYPQVRLLMNSPGVEVLRWVQRAFPVMKSPGVMDSHPLMQVPSQPPQRNIAQEDAS; translated from the coding sequence ATGACCGGGAATACGCAGTACCCGAAGGTTGATCGACCGGTCATTGCGCTGGTGCTTTGCCTGTTGTCGGGCGGCGCACTGGGTTCGCCGCAGCCGATCACCGACTTGCCGTTGCAGGCCGAGGGCGACCAGCAATGGCGCCTGCCCGCGGGCCAGTACCTGGGTTCTTTCAGCATCGATCAACCCATGACGCTCATCTGTGCGCCCGATGCGGTATTCCAGGGGCAGGGCGAGGGCAATGGGTTGATCATTCGCGCGCCGAACGTCGAAGTCCGGGGCTGCACGTTCCTGGATTGGGGCCATGACCTGACGGCCATGAACGCCGCCGTGTTCATCCAGCCTGCCGGCCAAGGCGCGGTGGTGCGGGCGAACCGCATGCAGGGCCAGGGCTTCGGCATCTGGGTTGATGGCACGCGGGACGTCAGCCTGATCGACAACCGCATCCAGGGCGATCCAGGTTTGCGTTCCCAGGACCGTGGCAATGGCATTCACCTGTACGCGGTGCGCGGTGCCCGGGTCATCGGCAACCACGTTCGCGACACCCGTGACGGCATCTACATCGACACCTCCAACGGCAACCTACTCCAGGGCAACACCCTGGAGGACCTGCGCTACGGGGTGCATTACATGTTCGCCAACGACAACCAACTGTTGGACAACATCACCCGGCGCACCCGCACCGGCTATGCCCTGATGCAGAGCCGCCATTTGACTGTGATCGGCAACCGCTCCGAGCAGGACCAGAACTACGGGATCCTGATGAACTACATCACTTATTCCACCCTGCGCGACAACTTCGTCACCGACGTGCGCGACGGGTCCACCGGCGACACCATGATCACCGGCGCCGAGGGCAAGGCGCTGTTCATCTACAACTCGTTGTTCAACCGCATAGAGGGCAATCATTTCGAGCGCAGCGCGGTGGGCATCCACCTCACCGCAGGCTCGGAGGACAACCGCATCGCCGGCAATGCCTTCGTCCACAACCAGCGCCAAGTCAAATACGTCGCCACGCGCCTGCAGGAATGGTCGCAGGAAGGGCGCGGCAATTACTGGAGCGACTACTTGGGCTGGGATCGCAACGGCGACGGGTTGGGGGACGTGGCTTATGAACCCAACGACAACGTCGACCGGCTGCTGTGGCTGTACCCGCAGGTTCGCCTGTTGATGAACAGTCCAGGCGTGGAAGTGTTGCGCTGGGTGCAGCGGGCGTTTCCGGTGATGAAATCTCCCGGGGTGATGGACAGCCATCCGTTGATGCAGGTGCCCAGCCAACCCCCTCAACGCAATATTGCCCAGGAGGACGCGTCTTGA